In Kangiella koreensis DSM 16069, a single window of DNA contains:
- the fabG gene encoding 3-oxoacyl-ACP reductase FabG has product MSLNDKIALVTGASRGIGQAIAHRLAQSGATVIGTATSESGAEKITENFKAAGLNGTGMALNVTDPESIESVLDAIKGEYGRTPDILVNNAGITRDNLLMRMKDEEWESILNTNLTSIFRLSKACLRSMMKSRWGRIITIGSVVGTMGNAGQANYSAAKAGLIGFSKSLAREVGSRGITVNVVAPGFIDTDMTKALNDDQKQAMFDQIPMARLGQPEEIASAVYFLASDDAGYITGETINVNGGMHMI; this is encoded by the coding sequence ATGAGTTTGAATGACAAAATTGCTTTAGTAACAGGCGCCAGTCGTGGTATTGGCCAAGCTATTGCTCACCGTTTAGCCCAATCGGGCGCAACGGTTATTGGTACTGCAACCTCCGAAAGCGGTGCTGAAAAAATTACTGAAAACTTTAAAGCTGCTGGTCTGAATGGCACTGGTATGGCGCTTAACGTGACCGATCCAGAAAGCATCGAAAGCGTTCTAGACGCCATTAAGGGTGAATATGGTCGTACTCCAGATATTCTAGTCAATAATGCCGGTATCACGCGTGACAACCTTCTAATGCGCATGAAGGATGAGGAGTGGGAAAGTATTCTCAACACCAACCTGACCTCAATTTTCCGTCTGTCAAAAGCCTGTTTGCGTAGCATGATGAAATCAAGGTGGGGCCGTATTATTACTATCGGTTCTGTGGTCGGTACTATGGGCAATGCCGGACAAGCAAACTATTCAGCGGCTAAAGCTGGATTGATTGGTTTCTCTAAATCATTGGCCCGCGAAGTAGGTTCACGTGGCATCACAGTCAATGTGGTGGCACCAGGCTTTATTGATACTGACATGACCAAAGCGCTTAATGACGACCAAAAGCAGGCCATGTTTGACCAGATTCCGATGGCGCGTCTGGGCCAGCCAGAAGAGATTGCCAGTGCTGTATACTTCCTGGCTTCTGACGATGCTGGATACATTACGGGCGAAACGATTAACGTCAATGGTGGCATGCATATGATTTAA